One window of the Phycisphaerae bacterium genome contains the following:
- a CDS encoding LamG domain-containing protein — MCRKPILFIIVSIALQLVLAANIFAAAPDMWWKGADESPAPVSSLWTEPANWWYDGAIGGGTATSPPREVNDVHMSTLPAYCTLNSSCNPDPNFHICRDLFVGDWAPDVPGIATLDIDGETLNVVRTLTIGAKDTTWNTNKATGDVNVINGGIINVGGDLWVGSEGIGYLNVRDGDVNVIGTLRCPGGLQPSYTGQQAGTHGSGYINLYNGTIAANDIYCQTGDTTLINIAGGTLILNGNKVTAINNLMGESKVLAYSGLGEIQCDYDVRNAGKTTVTGLPGDPNYASLPSPGNYAQEVALDVNLYWTKGVSAASHDVYLGTTFSDVNTADHTTPAGIFKGNYAVAAYDPPSALSALKTYYWRIDEVNTVTYKGKIWRFTVMDPNIAWAPVPVNNAENVVANATLAWSKGISANAHNVYLGTSLSDVNNADTSTAGIYRGRVTTLSYNPGELLLGTKRYYWRIDEVNTISSEPNLWKGRIWTFTTADYKLIDNFDGYYPTGGSTHPWITDAWKVAGGASISTATLFSDGETATLDYNAMQINYNNGSSPWYSEVNYPLPTTGDKRNWIRGGVALLGISLHGEPTNQVERLYVTVKDFNNHSVTVNYPDSNGVVQQLNEYWSWWLIDVKKFSDGGVYLGKVKNLKIGLGDKVSPGGSGILYVDNISLYPRWCPTGFNISLDQNADADFNNDCMVNMDDFVILVDSWLDSDYQVTAAAPPTSDPNLLIWYKFDETGGAVAYDSSSNGYDGYLIFDGDFVAGYSGNALVFDGAYQYLTLDPIPNAVKDVNLGGRSTIALWLKDNGHAAGEQIFQIGSGSGNLQIWSEWTGDLQYTCGIYPNTYQDQLFWGRYGFTNPLHVLNEWEHYAFTKDYTTGIMRIYRNGYAVAEYADANAPVMRAVGTGYFTIGAWRYEDSEGGYFAGAMDDFRLYNRALSDAEILSLAGGSSITQPVLSQANAVADDQVNFEDFAVMAARWMENPLLWP, encoded by the coding sequence ATGTGTAGGAAACCAATATTATTTATAATTGTTTCCATTGCTTTGCAATTAGTATTGGCCGCCAATATTTTTGCGGCGGCTCCGGATATGTGGTGGAAAGGCGCCGACGAAAGTCCTGCTCCTGTCAGTTCGTTGTGGACGGAGCCGGCTAACTGGTGGTATGATGGTGCAATCGGTGGCGGTACAGCTACGTCCCCGCCCAGGGAGGTAAATGATGTTCATATGAGCACACTTCCGGCATACTGTACGCTAAATTCGTCCTGCAACCCTGATCCGAATTTTCACATTTGTCGCGACCTTTTTGTAGGCGATTGGGCCCCTGATGTTCCAGGCATAGCTACGCTGGATATTGATGGGGAAACACTTAATGTAGTTCGTACTCTGACTATCGGAGCAAAGGACACAACGTGGAACACTAACAAAGCTACCGGTGATGTTAATGTTATAAATGGCGGTATTATTAATGTCGGCGGTGATTTATGGGTCGGCAGCGAAGGCATCGGTTATCTTAATGTGCGCGATGGTGACGTCAATGTTATAGGAACATTGCGGTGTCCAGGCGGACTTCAGCCTTCTTATACCGGCCAGCAGGCCGGCACTCATGGCTCAGGCTATATTAATTTATACAATGGAACTATTGCAGCCAATGACATCTATTGTCAAACTGGAGATACAACTCTGATAAATATTGCCGGCGGAACGCTGATATTGAATGGAAATAAAGTTACGGCGATTAACAACCTTATGGGTGAAAGCAAAGTTTTGGCTTATAGCGGTTTAGGAGAGATACAATGTGATTATGATGTCCGTAATGCCGGTAAGACTACTGTAACCGGCCTGCCCGGAGATCCTAATTATGCATCGTTACCCAGCCCCGGGAATTACGCTCAGGAAGTTGCTTTGGACGTTAATCTTTACTGGACTAAGGGTGTCAGTGCGGCATCTCACGATGTTTATTTAGGCACAACTTTTAGCGATGTAAATACGGCCGATCATACTACTCCTGCCGGAATTTTCAAGGGCAACTATGCCGTTGCAGCTTATGATCCTCCCAGTGCTCTGTCAGCACTGAAGACGTACTATTGGAGAATAGATGAAGTTAATACTGTTACCTATAAGGGTAAAATATGGAGATTTACCGTTATGGATCCCAATATCGCATGGGCTCCTGTTCCTGTTAATAATGCAGAAAATGTCGTTGCCAATGCGACACTTGCCTGGTCAAAAGGCATTTCAGCAAATGCACATAATGTATACCTTGGAACAAGTTTAAGCGATGTTAATAACGCTGATACATCGACCGCTGGAATATATAGAGGAAGAGTAACAACTTTGTCTTATAATCCGGGAGAACTTCTTTTGGGTACAAAGAGGTATTATTGGAGAATAGATGAAGTTAACACGATATCATCGGAGCCAAACCTTTGGAAGGGTCGGATTTGGACGTTTACAACTGCTGATTATAAGCTTATCGACAATTTCGACGGCTATTATCCAACCGGCGGCAGCACACATCCGTGGATAACGGATGCCTGGAAAGTTGCTGGCGGCGCCAGCATATCTACTGCAACTTTGTTCTCAGATGGAGAAACGGCCACTCTTGATTATAACGCTATGCAGATTAATTACAACAACGGCAGTTCTCCATGGTATTCGGAAGTTAATTATCCTCTCCCGACGACCGGAGACAAGCGGAATTGGATTAGGGGAGGCGTTGCTTTGCTGGGCATTTCACTTCACGGCGAGCCAACCAACCAGGTTGAGAGGTTGTACGTTACCGTTAAAGATTTCAATAATCACAGTGTTACAGTAAACTATCCTGATTCGAACGGAGTTGTCCAGCAGTTGAATGAATATTGGTCATGGTGGCTTATTGATGTGAAAAAATTCAGCGATGGCGGAGTGTATCTTGGAAAGGTAAAGAACCTTAAGATTGGTTTAGGCGACAAGGTTTCGCCCGGCGGCTCGGGTATTCTTTATGTGGACAATATTTCACTGTATCCTCGTTGGTGTCCTACAGGTTTTAATATTAGTCTTGACCAAAACGCCGATGCTGATTTCAACAATGACTGTATGGTTAATATGGACGATTTCGTAATCCTTGTAGACAGTTGGCTGGATAGCGATTATCAGGTTACTGCAGCAGCACCGCCCACCTCGGATCCTAACCTGCTTATCTGGTATAAGTTTGATGAAACCGGCGGAGCTGTCGCATATGATTCTTCGAGTAATGGCTATGATGGGTATCTTATTTTTGACGGCGATTTTGTAGCTGGTTATAGCGGCAATGCCCTTGTCTTTGATGGTGCCTATCAATATTTGACATTAGATCCAATTCCTAATGCCGTTAAGGATGTTAATCTTGGAGGACGTTCAACAATTGCGTTGTGGCTTAAAGATAATGGTCATGCGGCAGGCGAACAAATCTTCCAAATCGGTTCCGGCAGCGGAAATCTGCAGATTTGGTCTGAATGGACCGGAGATTTGCAATATACCTGCGGAATCTATCCAAACACCTATCAGGATCAACTGTTCTGGGGAAGGTATGGTTTTACCAATCCTCTGCATGTTCTGAACGAGTGGGAACATTATGCATTCACCAAGGACTATACTACCGGCATAATGAGGATATACCGCAATGGTTATGCCGTGGCCGAGTATGCAGATGCTAACGCCCCAGTCATGCGAGCGGTGGGAACCGGTTACTTTACGATAGGCGCATGGAGATACGAAGACAGTGAAGGCGGCTACTTTGCAGGCGCTATGGATGATTTCCGTTTGTATAATCGGGCACTTTCAGATGCGGAAATTTTGTCGCTCGCCGGCGGAAGTTCGATAACACAACCTGTATTATCCCAGGCTAACGCAGTTGCGGATGATCAGGTGAACTTTGAAGATTTCGCAGTAATGGCGGCTCGATGGATGGAAAATCCATTATTGTGGCCGTAA
- a CDS encoding PEP-CTERM sorting domain-containing protein, translating into MVKKILCVIMVLAAAVVPAQAVNLLWNSGFETGTFEGWWTYLADTDNQAVGIVTSPVYEGSYAAQLFTGNGSSGQIGQDVAAYEGLNVTVGVAYYVPSGSWNGAGLTVQYLDSSWAYINYAYVPIFDYTTTGGGDDAWHLFSASTGEGLWTAPEGTAHISFKIEQWGWTSGDGVVYDNASVPEPATMVMLGLGGLALVRRKRA; encoded by the coding sequence ATGGTAAAGAAAATTCTATGTGTCATTATGGTATTGGCAGCGGCTGTTGTTCCTGCTCAAGCCGTGAATCTGCTTTGGAACAGCGGATTCGAAACAGGAACTTTCGAGGGCTGGTGGACGTATTTGGCCGATACGGACAACCAAGCTGTTGGAATTGTAACTAGCCCGGTTTATGAAGGCTCTTATGCCGCGCAACTATTTACTGGTAATGGTTCGAGCGGTCAGATTGGTCAGGATGTTGCGGCGTATGAAGGTTTAAATGTTACCGTTGGTGTGGCGTATTATGTACCATCGGGCAGTTGGAATGGAGCAGGTCTAACCGTTCAGTATTTGGATTCCTCTTGGGCCTATATTAACTATGCTTATGTACCAATCTTTGACTACACCACTACTGGCGGCGGTGATGATGCCTGGCACCTGTTCAGTGCATCTACAGGCGAAGGATTATGGACTGCTCCGGAAGGAACAGCACATATTTCTTTCAAAATCGAGCAGTGGGGCTGGACCAGCGGAGACGGAGTTGTTTATGACAATGCGTCTGTTCCGGAGCCGGCAACAATGGTTATGCTTGGTCTTGGCGGATTAGCTTTAGTTCGCAGGAAAAGAGCATAA
- a CDS encoding DNA-binding transcriptional regulator, with protein sequence MWKVILLFDTSGAASRRTIQGIARYSSIHGPWVFFRDPPFYMITNGKLKTIKKLPDLGDQKADGIIAHIAYTRNGSQFIPEEIPAIVSPYSIQQFPNFRNLITDNVALGKMAAEYFLDRGFRNFAYCGFGGMYWSRERGESFAKRITKAGFKTHFYQYGQLWSRRKPSRADNQALLAEWLKSLPKPLAVMACNDDRGQDITESCKIAGLHVPYDVAVLGVDNDDMVCDLTNPPLSSIAVNNERAGYEAAELLDYMMAGKKTTKQVIVARPTHIVTRQSTDVFAAEDRDVGKALRFINEHAKELIRVDEVVSAAALSRRVLERRFRQALGRSILEEIRRVRIEQVIRMLVDTNMPISQIADALGYAGFEHIARYFRQEKGMSLLAYRKQYGQK encoded by the coding sequence ATGTGGAAAGTTATATTGCTATTCGACACATCAGGAGCAGCCTCCAGAAGAACTATACAGGGGATAGCAAGATATTCGAGCATTCACGGCCCATGGGTCTTTTTCAGAGATCCGCCGTTTTATATGATCACCAATGGCAAGTTGAAAACAATAAAAAAGCTGCCTGATTTGGGCGACCAGAAAGCAGACGGTATTATCGCCCACATAGCCTATACAAGAAACGGCAGTCAGTTCATACCGGAGGAAATACCGGCGATAGTAAGTCCCTACTCGATACAGCAGTTTCCTAATTTTCGAAATTTGATTACCGATAACGTCGCTCTTGGAAAAATGGCGGCAGAATATTTTCTTGATCGCGGATTCCGCAATTTTGCATATTGCGGTTTTGGCGGTATGTACTGGTCGCGTGAGAGAGGAGAGAGTTTCGCTAAACGGATTACAAAAGCAGGCTTCAAAACACATTTTTATCAATACGGTCAATTATGGTCGCGACGAAAACCTTCCAGGGCGGACAACCAGGCGCTGCTCGCCGAGTGGCTAAAATCGCTGCCGAAACCGTTGGCCGTTATGGCGTGCAATGATGACCGCGGGCAGGATATCACAGAGTCCTGTAAAATCGCGGGCTTGCATGTGCCGTATGACGTAGCGGTGCTCGGAGTGGATAATGATGACATGGTCTGCGATTTGACTAATCCCCCGCTTTCGAGCATAGCGGTAAATAATGAAAGGGCAGGATACGAAGCGGCAGAACTGCTTGATTATATGATGGCCGGCAAAAAAACCACTAAGCAGGTGATAGTAGCCCGGCCGACACATATCGTAACCAGACAATCAACTGACGTCTTCGCGGCAGAAGACCGGGACGTAGGCAAGGCACTGCGTTTTATCAACGAACACGCCAAGGAGTTAATTCGTGTCGATGAAGTGGTAAGTGCCGCGGCTTTGTCACGCCGTGTACTTGAACGACGATTCCGTCAGGCTCTCGGACGTTCAATACTCGAAGAAATCAGACGTGTGCGCATCGAACAGGTCATCAGAATGCTTGTCGATACAAATATGCCGATATCCCAAATAGCGGATGCCCTCGGATACGCCGGTTTTGAGCATATCGCAAGATACTTCCGTCAGGAGAAAGGAATGAGCCTGCTGGCTTATCGAAAACAATATGGTCAGAAATAA
- a CDS encoding sugar ABC transporter substrate-binding protein, whose translation MPANKSPQEIRGEINVWAWTIAAGSLQKLLPQFNEKYPNIKVNISKTGWQVQSRLLLSLAAGVGAPDITQLLGMETQRYTFTGQLMDLTGVAGQYEKDFVPSTWKNCLYEGKLCAIPWDFGPCAVFYKRHIFKQYNIDPNTIETWDDYVAAGKIIFEKSNGKTKMFHLPTGMLFEVYLIMIQQNGGQLFDDQGRIAVNSKESLQVISLLKRMLESGVTVNDPLYTHAHYASLRMDTVATYPMAAWWGGTIKDYAPETAGDWGIFRLPALEPGGLRASSSGGSVLVIPDQCKNKEAVWAFVDFALCNTKAQIEQYKNFDLFPTWLPAYKDPFFDEPDPFYGGQKVRHLFARDIEKIPPLNRTKDWPEGQAYLAQSLTSWASRGMVDTEKMLDDLEKKLGRRLSREISPSSLKFTRGN comes from the coding sequence ATGCCTGCAAATAAATCGCCCCAGGAAATACGCGGTGAGATTAACGTCTGGGCATGGACAATTGCCGCAGGCAGCCTGCAGAAGTTACTGCCTCAGTTCAATGAGAAATATCCTAATATTAAAGTAAATATAAGTAAGACCGGATGGCAGGTTCAGTCGCGCCTTTTGCTTTCGCTGGCTGCAGGAGTCGGTGCGCCGGACATAACACAGTTGCTGGGAATGGAAACACAGAGATATACTTTTACCGGCCAGCTTATGGATTTAACCGGCGTCGCCGGACAATACGAAAAAGACTTCGTTCCATCGACATGGAAGAATTGTCTGTACGAAGGAAAGTTGTGCGCGATTCCATGGGACTTCGGTCCATGCGCGGTTTTTTACAAGAGACACATCTTTAAACAATACAATATAGACCCGAACACAATCGAGACATGGGACGATTACGTCGCGGCTGGTAAAATTATTTTTGAAAAATCGAATGGCAAGACCAAAATGTTTCATCTGCCGACAGGTATGCTTTTTGAAGTATATCTGATTATGATCCAGCAGAACGGCGGACAGCTTTTTGATGACCAGGGACGGATTGCAGTTAACTCGAAAGAATCGCTGCAGGTAATCTCCCTGCTGAAACGAATGCTCGAATCCGGCGTAACAGTCAACGACCCCCTTTACACCCACGCTCACTACGCCTCGTTAAGAATGGATACTGTTGCCACATATCCGATGGCGGCATGGTGGGGTGGAACAATCAAAGACTACGCTCCTGAGACTGCCGGCGACTGGGGAATTTTCAGACTTCCCGCTTTAGAGCCGGGCGGACTTCGTGCAAGCAGTTCCGGCGGTTCGGTCTTAGTCATTCCCGACCAGTGCAAAAATAAGGAAGCAGTCTGGGCATTCGTGGATTTCGCCTTATGCAATACAAAGGCACAGATAGAGCAATACAAAAATTTCGATTTGTTTCCGACCTGGCTGCCGGCGTATAAGGACCCGTTCTTTGACGAGCCTGACCCATTCTATGGAGGTCAAAAAGTCAGACATTTATTTGCCCGGGATATTGAAAAAATTCCGCCGCTGAACCGAACGAAGGATTGGCCTGAGGGTCAGGCATATCTGGCACAATCGCTAACTAGTTGGGCGTCGCGTGGAATGGTTGATACTGAAAAGATGCTCGACGACCTGGAAAAAAAACTCGGCCGTCGGTTGAGTCGCGAAATTTCCCCTTCCTCATTAAAATTTACCCGAGGAAATTAA
- a CDS encoding sugar ABC transporter permease, translated as MSTVKKRSLLSKLWEYRHFYLFISPFFILFAVFGLYPLIFSMYLSFVEWDGLGARKWVGFNNFINMFYDDIFFKSLWNTLVIGIIHIPPMFLGAFLFALILNASWLKFRGLFRAAFFLPCVTPMVVIAIVFGLLYGQDTGFLNYLIVKIGELLPWLHLKPIPWLVSEQWSKPSIAVLLVWRWTGYNMVIMLAGLQGISTEYYEAAKIDGASTFQQMRYITLPLMRPIFVFCGIMSLIGTVFMFDEVFVLTAGGPGVSSTNFGLYLFNTSFTDFRFGRASAMAYTVALIVLMLTLMILKFRKSAAE; from the coding sequence ATGAGTACCGTTAAAAAAAGAAGCTTGCTTTCAAAACTATGGGAATACAGGCATTTTTACCTGTTTATTTCACCTTTCTTTATTCTGTTCGCTGTGTTCGGACTTTATCCTCTTATTTTCTCGATGTACCTGAGCTTTGTGGAATGGGACGGGCTGGGCGCACGAAAATGGGTGGGATTTAACAACTTTATTAATATGTTTTACGATGATATTTTTTTCAAGTCCCTGTGGAATACTTTGGTTATTGGAATTATACATATCCCGCCGATGTTCCTCGGAGCTTTTTTATTCGCCCTGATTCTGAACGCCTCATGGCTGAAGTTTCGCGGCCTGTTCCGCGCGGCCTTTTTCCTGCCTTGTGTTACTCCGATGGTAGTTATCGCTATCGTTTTCGGACTGCTTTACGGTCAGGATACAGGTTTTTTAAATTATCTGATTGTAAAGATTGGCGAATTACTCCCCTGGCTGCATTTAAAACCTATTCCATGGTTAGTCAGCGAGCAATGGTCGAAACCGTCGATTGCAGTCCTGCTGGTCTGGCGTTGGACCGGATATAATATGGTTATAATGCTGGCCGGGCTGCAGGGTATTTCAACGGAGTATTACGAAGCCGCCAAAATAGACGGAGCGAGCACATTTCAGCAAATGCGGTATATAACTTTGCCGTTAATGCGGCCCATCTTTGTCTTCTGCGGGATAATGTCATTAATCGGAACAGTATTTATGTTCGATGAGGTGTTTGTATTAACCGCGGGCGGCCCCGGCGTCTCATCGACTAATTTCGGTCTGTATCTTTTTAATACATCCTTCACTGATTTCAGGTTCGGGCGGGCATCTGCAATGGCTTATACCGTTGCACTGATTGTCCTTATGCTTACACTCATGATTCTAAAGTTCAGGAAGTCAGCAGCGGAGTAA
- a CDS encoding carbohydrate ABC transporter permease — protein sequence MLKKQISSSRRKQLFQRLAIYVGLAILVVIFIFPFYWLFISAFKSKEQIFTIPPTFLPHPWHLGNFIRVFTETNIIRCFFNSVILAIGYCTLALFLCSLGGYAFAKYTRAPGHNKLFIFVLGTMMIPGAVTLIPVFMVLCKLHMVNTYWAIIIPGAANAFGIFWMRQYISSNLPSDLMDAARIDGCGEFGIYWRIALPVARPALAALGILFLIGIWNNLMWAFIVLRTEDMYTLPLMIYLLNGELRTPYELIMASGLVATLPLVIAFLLFQKHFIQGIMAGSIKA from the coding sequence ATGTTAAAAAAACAAATTTCCAGCAGCCGACGCAAACAACTCTTTCAGAGATTGGCTATCTACGTAGGCCTGGCGATACTGGTTGTTATTTTTATATTTCCTTTTTACTGGCTGTTTATTTCGGCTTTCAAAAGCAAAGAGCAGATATTTACGATTCCTCCGACTTTTCTGCCTCATCCGTGGCATCTGGGCAACTTTATCAGAGTCTTCACGGAAACCAATATTATTCGGTGCTTCTTTAACTCCGTAATCCTTGCCATCGGCTATTGCACCCTTGCTTTATTTTTGTGTTCGCTGGGCGGATACGCCTTTGCCAAATACACCCGTGCGCCGGGCCACAATAAACTTTTCATCTTCGTGCTTGGAACAATGATGATTCCCGGCGCAGTAACGTTGATTCCTGTTTTTATGGTGCTCTGTAAGCTGCACATGGTCAACACATATTGGGCTATAATAATTCCCGGCGCCGCAAATGCATTCGGTATTTTCTGGATGCGTCAGTATATCAGCAGCAATCTCCCAAGCGACCTGATGGACGCCGCGAGGATTGACGGCTGCGGCGAGTTCGGAATTTATTGGCGAATCGCCCTGCCTGTTGCAAGGCCGGCGTTGGCAGCCCTTGGAATACTTTTCCTCATCGGAATATGGAACAACCTGATGTGGGCTTTTATCGTACTGCGGACAGAAGATATGTACACACTGCCGCTGATGATTTATCTGCTCAATGGTGAGTTGCGAACTCCTTATGAACTGATTATGGCGTCAGGGCTGGTGGCGACGCTTCCTCTCGTCATAGCTTTTCTGCTCTTCCAGAAACATTTTATCCAGGGTATTATGGCCGGCTCCATCAAGGCCTAA
- a CDS encoding TonB-dependent receptor: protein MLKIKGKSCRAGSAFCVIAFLLILLSVSLDAFGAESSDTNSLFSMSLEDLMKVEITSSARRSQSLNRASRAVYVITAEDIRQAGPVRIEELFRQVPGMDVFRTKGLVYEVGSRGFAKWSNERMQVLLDGRPLYDPYLGGTLFYLNPVFLDEIERIEVIRGSGGVVWGVNAMNGVINIITKKAADTQGGLVSGSVGSRELQQGFIRYGGTDGPFSYRGMVGTSHEKGFTRDYNGDINRFNGDDYDAFQSTVRGELKLDDDKMLTFTGGQQNAGEALQYMNLLFEKTFDDDSKFQIRWTESYITRNKNNWKDDPDWGNWLGGDTRSHEEMVEVQYNFVRDKHNFVLGADYTRDMYSSTTHMAGQFNPTSPSSFANDQVSAFIEDEITLADNLWYTIGFRGHYNEFTNYDWAGSMALVWEFTPKHFIRGAISKAFRRPTIREEFLNSSISWGKFGNDSLKNEESVSYEVGYRGQWAKNVSVNVEGYVNQTKDLISLETLTVPSWHQQFKNMYNVTTYGVETSVDWRPVDWWLIRGFHTYMHQSCRNELTGYGNGDKLDMMLSPQQRAGLTNRFYLDKSTTLNTQLYWTGAGITKSLDTIEETDSTWRLDVRLARSIWKDTAELAIGVTNLFDQSHTEGGRQWSGSATSFTEIPGRQFYFQFFYKF, encoded by the coding sequence ATGCTTAAAATAAAGGGCAAAAGTTGCAGGGCGGGGTCAGCTTTTTGTGTTATTGCATTTCTGTTGATTCTTTTATCGGTTTCGCTTGACGCTTTTGGTGCAGAGTCTTCCGATACGAATAGTTTATTCAGTATGTCCCTTGAGGACCTGATGAAGGTGGAAATTACCTCTTCGGCACGTAGGTCTCAATCCTTAAATCGAGCGTCCCGAGCGGTGTATGTAATAACAGCAGAAGATATCAGGCAGGCAGGTCCAGTAAGAATAGAGGAACTTTTCCGGCAGGTGCCCGGAATGGATGTGTTCCGGACTAAAGGGCTTGTTTATGAAGTAGGCAGCCGAGGATTTGCCAAGTGGAGTAATGAAAGAATGCAGGTTCTGCTGGACGGCCGGCCGTTGTACGACCCGTATCTCGGCGGAACTTTGTTTTACCTGAATCCGGTATTCCTGGACGAGATTGAACGAATCGAAGTCATTCGCGGTTCCGGCGGTGTTGTCTGGGGCGTCAACGCGATGAATGGTGTAATTAATATTATCACTAAAAAAGCGGCCGATACTCAGGGCGGACTGGTTTCCGGCAGTGTGGGCAGCCGCGAATTGCAGCAGGGATTTATACGATACGGCGGCACCGACGGCCCTTTCTCCTATCGAGGCATGGTGGGTACCTCTCACGAAAAAGGATTTACCCGCGACTATAACGGCGACATTAATAGATTTAATGGCGACGATTACGATGCATTCCAAAGCACCGTGCGCGGTGAACTTAAACTGGACGATGATAAGATGCTGACCTTTACAGGCGGCCAGCAGAATGCAGGTGAGGCTCTCCAGTATATGAATCTTCTATTTGAGAAAACTTTTGATGATGATAGTAAGTTTCAAATACGGTGGACAGAAAGCTATATTACGCGTAACAAGAATAACTGGAAGGATGATCCGGACTGGGGAAACTGGCTTGGCGGAGACACACGCTCTCATGAGGAAATGGTCGAAGTACAGTATAACTTTGTGCGCGATAAGCACAACTTTGTTCTGGGGGCGGACTACACACGGGATATGTACAGCAGCACGACGCATATGGCAGGACAATTTAATCCTACTTCCCCGTCGAGTTTTGCCAACGACCAGGTCAGTGCTTTTATTGAAGATGAGATTACCCTGGCTGACAACCTGTGGTACACCATTGGTTTCAGAGGACATTATAATGAGTTTACAAACTATGACTGGGCAGGAAGTATGGCTTTGGTCTGGGAGTTTACGCCGAAACATTTTATAAGGGGTGCAATATCAAAGGCATTTAGAAGGCCGACTATACGGGAAGAATTTTTAAACAGCAGTATATCATGGGGTAAGTTCGGAAACGATTCTCTGAAGAATGAAGAATCGGTTTCCTACGAAGTCGGTTACCGCGGGCAATGGGCGAAAAACGTATCAGTTAATGTTGAAGGATACGTCAATCAGACTAAAGACCTGATATCCTTAGAGACCCTGACAGTCCCGAGCTGGCACCAACAATTCAAAAATATGTATAATGTTACAACTTACGGCGTTGAGACGTCGGTCGACTGGAGACCTGTCGATTGGTGGCTTATACGTGGGTTCCATACGTATATGCATCAATCGTGCAGAAATGAACTTACCGGGTATGGTAATGGTGACAAACTGGATATGATGCTGAGTCCGCAGCAGCGTGCAGGTTTGACCAACCGTTTTTATCTGGATAAATCCACCACGCTGAATACTCAATTGTATTGGACCGGCGCAGGGATTACCAAGTCACTCGATACTATAGAAGAAACAGACTCCACATGGAGACTCGATGTTCGCCTGGCCAGAAGCATCTGGAAAGATACGGCTGAACTTGCTATCGGCGTTACCAATCTCTTTGACCAGTCGCATACCGAGGGAGGCAGGCAATGGTCAGGTTCGGCGACAAGCTTCACCGAGATACCCGGACGGCAGTTTTATTTCCAGTTCTTCTATAAGTTCTAA
- a CDS encoding glycosyl hydrolase 53 family protein: protein MYRKIIYSAIAVLLLMCVVMPNKAYAFRGVDISILTRQEADGVKYNDDGVQKDLLTILKNHGIDLVRIRLFVNPDTNDAGVAMNLDYVKALTERCKAAGMKIMLDIHYSDTWANPGVQTKPAAWAGLTKEQLVAKVYDYTKDVCSQIKPDYTQIGNETNCGMLWPEGNACDGNWATLRELITSAHKGIKDGGGGLSIIHVAENKAADLKWFFDNLLASSVSFDVIGLSYYPEHHGNINNFRVIHEQAKSYKKEIVICELGDYYRGNSATEDTQAKYIADVLAINSNVVYWEPAWIFSSPVGNRALFKPIDGNWKNVEMTKGLVILGGGTRP, encoded by the coding sequence ATGTACAGGAAAATTATTTATTCGGCGATTGCAGTATTACTTTTAATGTGTGTTGTGATGCCAAACAAAGCCTATGCCTTTAGAGGCGTGGACATATCCATACTAACTCGGCAGGAAGCTGATGGCGTCAAGTACAACGATGATGGCGTACAAAAAGACCTTCTCACTATTTTAAAGAATCACGGCATAGACCTTGTTCGTATACGATTATTCGTTAACCCTGACACTAATGACGCCGGGGTAGCTATGAACCTTGACTATGTGAAAGCCCTGACCGAGAGATGCAAAGCAGCCGGGATGAAAATTATGCTGGATATTCATTACTCCGACACATGGGCCAATCCTGGCGTGCAGACAAAACCTGCAGCGTGGGCCGGTCTGACTAAGGAACAACTTGTTGCCAAAGTTTATGATTATACGAAAGATGTCTGCTCGCAGATAAAGCCGGACTACACACAGATTGGCAATGAGACAAACTGCGGCATGCTCTGGCCGGAAGGAAACGCCTGTGATGGAAATTGGGCGACTCTTAGAGAACTTATTACCTCGGCCCACAAAGGAATCAAGGACGGAGGGGGCGGGCTCAGTATAATTCATGTCGCTGAGAACAAAGCAGCGGACCTCAAATGGTTCTTTGATAATCTTCTCGCATCAAGCGTCTCGTTCGATGTGATAGGGCTGTCTTACTATCCGGAGCATCATGGCAATATCAACAACTTCAGGGTCATTCATGAACAGGCCAAGTCGTATAAAAAAGAAATTGTAATCTGCGAATTGGGAGACTACTACAGGGGCAATTCAGCAACCGAAGATACCCAGGCAAAATATATCGCTGATGTGCTGGCAATAAATAGTAACGTGGTTTACTGGGAGCCGGCATGGATATTCAGTTCGCCGGTCGGCAACAGGGCGTTGTTCAAACCGATTGACGGGAACTGGAAAAACGTTGAAATGACAAAAGGTCTGGTGATTCTTGGCGGCGGTACGCGCCCGTAA